The stretch of DNA GTATCCCCCGGAACCTTAAAGGGGATATAGGCCATCAGGGTAAAAAAGTAGAGGCTTTTATAGAAGAGAACATCAAACCTCTGGGCCTGCCGGTAATAAATTATGATGAAAGATTTACTACAAAAATTTGTGCCAAAGAAATGGGAAAAGGGGGAAAAGATATAGATAAATTCTCGGCCTCCATTATATTAAATGATTACCTATCCCAATATGAGAAATAGATTATTATTAATATTAACTGCAGCTGTATCCATAATTTTGATGGCTGGCTGCTCCATGGATTTAGTCCCTGCAAATGAGGAGATAGAACCTGGCAGGAAAGTGGAAATAGAGATTAAAGAGGGTATGACTTTGAGCCAGATAGCCCAGCTTCTAGAAGAAGAAGGGATTGTGGAAAACGGTTTTGTATTCCGTCTTTATGTGCAGCAGAAGCAAATGGAAACCGCACTGCTTCCCGGCGAATACACCCTGGTTACCGGTTCAGAAATGGAAGAGGTGCTCAAAACCATTACCGCTGGCCCCCAGATAATTACCTATAAATTAATAATACCCGAAGGATTTACGGTTGACCAGATAAAAGAAAGAATCCTGCATCTGCCCTTCATAGGGGAAGGACAGGTTGAACCGACATTAATGGTTGAAAATTATGATTACTCTTTCCTGGATGGGGCAGAAAGTCTGGAAGGTTTTCTTTTCCCTAAAACTTATGAGGTTACTGTCGGTTATAGTGCTAACGACATTGTAAACATGTTGATATCACAATACCAGCGGGAAACCAGTCAGCTTGATTATTCATTTGCACAAAAAAAGGGGTTGACTCCCTACCAGATTCTGATAATTGCTTCACTTATAGAGCGAGAAGCCTATATTGCTGAAGAAAGGGAATTAATCTCCGCAGTTATCCATAACCGTCTGGATATAGGCATGCCTCTGGGAATAGATGCAACTATACGGTATGGCCTGGATAAATGGGATCAGGAATTGACTGTTTCCGATCTGGAGTATGATTCAGAATATAATACCAGGATTTATGCAGGGCTGATTCCAACTCCCATATGTAATCCTGGGATAGAGGCAATTAAGGCAGCATTATCGCCAGCAGATGTCGACTATCTCTATTTTGTGGTAACCGATGAAGAAAAACATACTCATTCATTCTCAAACACCCTTGAAGAGCATGAGCAAAACATCAATAACTCACAATAAACTTTTAAATAAGTATCTGGCTGAAAAAAAGCTCCTGGATGATTACAGGAAAGATGCCGTTAATGAGAAAATGCCGGTGGTAGATAACCAGGTGGCCAGATTTATAGAAGTTTTTTGTATGCTGAAAAAGCCAAAAAACATTTTAGAGATAGGCTGCGGCTGTGGTTATTCTTCATATTTTTTGATAAAGAATTTAGGCCGGGGACAGTACACGGGAATAGACCTGAATAAAGATAGATTATTGAGAGCAAGAGAATTTTTAAACGGTATTTATGGCCAGAAAACTATGCACTTTTGCCATGGTGATGCCCTGCAGATAATCCCAACGCTGGAGGAAAAATTTGACCTGGTATTTATAGATGGGGCCAAATACCAGTATCCGGATTACCTTAAATCGCTTATGGGTAAAGTAGGACGGAGTGGCTTTATATTAGCTGATAATGTTTTTTACGGCGGGCGTGTATTTAGGCCTGCCTGCAGCAGCCATCACCAGAACAGCTTATCCGGGATCTCGGAATATCTGAACC from Actinomycetes bacterium encodes:
- a CDS encoding methyltransferase domain-containing protein, whose amino-acid sequence is MSKTSITHNKLLNKYLAEKKLLDDYRKDAVNEKMPVVDNQVARFIEVFCMLKKPKNILEIGCGCGYSSYFLIKNLGRGQYTGIDLNKDRLLRAREFLNGIYGQKTMHFCHGDALQIIPTLEEKFDLVFIDGAKYQYPDYLKSLMGKVGRSGFILADNVFYGGRVFRPACSSHHQNSLSGISEYLNLVSNRNNFRTRLYDIGDGISVSEVWL
- the ruvX gene encoding Holliday junction resolvase RuvX, with the translated sequence MRIMGLDIGDKRIGVAVSDENVTMAFPHSVIANDRRIVDSLKKIIKDKNISKIVAGIPRNLKGDIGHQGKKVEAFIEENIKPLGLPVINYDERFTTKICAKEMGKGGKDIDKFSASIILNDYLSQYEK
- the mltG gene encoding endolytic transglycosylase MltG yields the protein MRNRLLLILTAAVSIILMAGCSMDLVPANEEIEPGRKVEIEIKEGMTLSQIAQLLEEEGIVENGFVFRLYVQQKQMETALLPGEYTLVTGSEMEEVLKTITAGPQIITYKLIIPEGFTVDQIKERILHLPFIGEGQVEPTLMVENYDYSFLDGAESLEGFLFPKTYEVTVGYSANDIVNMLISQYQRETSQLDYSFAQKKGLTPYQILIIASLIEREAYIAEERELISAVIHNRLDIGMPLGIDATIRYGLDKWDQELTVSDLEYDSEYNTRIYAGLIPTPICNPGIEAIKAALSPADVDYLYFVVTDEEKHTHSFSNTLEEHEQNINNSQ